Proteins found in one Venturia canescens isolate UGA chromosome 6, ASM1945775v1, whole genome shotgun sequence genomic segment:
- the LOC122412097 gene encoding collagen alpha-2(IX) chain-like isoform X1, with product MKETKGGHRTCRVSMLVGSLVLIYAHLAYAQFIIRENAELVVPAVPCRDYQPGEDDLETFDFIRRYKLDLLEAQYPGVTRVRGSNRLQTAYRVEKEADLILPTRDIFPGGLPQEFSFICTLRTRKVPKISWSVLRITDPAKNLEFAVTLDPRKLTLDLAIADERGNLQTVSFPATRVFDKQWHKIHFGVYKEKVILNVDCELVGTMQLKPCGPIDVDGEISISKTVGSQTTVPIDLQWMVVNCDPTRPQRETCDELPIIASSALQPQRRPGCNVVCPQGPPGLNGTMGPIGPPGYPGVPGQRGPPGPDGKTGPQGFPGARGFPGFPGAGSPGEKGQKGSSGSPGMKGERGDIGPRGLPGTSSNSTKLGEQGPRGFPGEVGLPGRDGIPGQKGLKGEKGEIGLRGLPGANSSSLVSKGDRGDPGHPGLSGPPGPMGQRGLPGSPGQKGDPGYPGLMGSQGPRGIPGEPGPIGPIGDPGTKGEPGEPGRDGKPGSVTGLEILGEPGRDGSPGVDGSPGAKGEPGTPGTAGFPGLPGKDGLPGLEGPQGSKGEPGTLGPPGPLGPRGPAGQPGEQGFQGHPGGKGHSGQKGESGSIGLRGPPGDVGFPGLPGPPGPPGMPGLDGRPGSPGPPGESCQPSDMLNTNSIIYENTGSPGVSGPRGQPGAPGIPGERGAAGERGQEGQPGLPGMPGKDGSPGAPGSTGPRGQTGMPGLQGAPGKSITDAEIRDICTSILREQMTEMAALLRGHPGPPGRGRPGRQGSPGPQGRPGDPGPPGLPGERGFVGLPGPQGATGPVGPPGERGDKGERGSEGIGIDGPVGPRGLPGPPGNDGIGLPGPQGERGERGRQGISGMQGAPGAQGPPGFCEFCNYPGNSYLQYNRGNDKG from the exons GGGTCATCGAACCTGCCGAGTCTCCATGCTCGTCGGAAGTCTCGTACTTATCTATGCACATTTGGCGTACGCTC AGTTTATTATCCGAGAGAACGCTGAGTTGGTTGTTCCTGCCGTGCCGTGCCGCGACTATCAGCCGGGCGAGGACgaccttgagacttttgacTTCATCAGACGTTACAAGCTCGATCTGTTGGAGGCCCAATATCCCGGAGTGACCAGAGTCAGAGGCTCGAATCGATTGCAAACTGCTTACAGGGTCGAGAAGGAAGCGGATCTCATTCTCCCGACGAG GGACATATTTCCCGGTGGACTGCCACAAGAATTCAGCTTCATTTGCACCCTGAGGACTCGCAAAGTGCCAAAAATTTCTTGGAGCGTACTCAGAATCACCGATCCAGCCAAGAATTTAGAATTCGCAGTGACCCTCGATCCGCGAAAGCTGACGCTGGATCTAGCTATCGCTGACGAGCGAGGAAATTTGCAGACGGTTTCGTTCCCGGCCACTCGA GTGTTCGACAAGCAATGGCACAAAATCCATTTCGGCGTGTACAAGGAGAAGGTTATACTGAACGTGGATTGCGAGCTCGTGGGGACTATGCAGCTGAAGCCTTGTGGACCGATCGACGTAGATGGTGAGATTTCTATCTCGAAGACAGTGGGTTCGCAGACAACAGTGCCA ATTGATTTGCAATGGATGGTCGTTAACTGCGATCCTACCAGGCCACAAAGAGAGACCTGCGACGAGCTTCCG ATCATAGCCAGTAGCGCATTACAGCCGCAAAGGAGACCCGGCTGCAATGTCGTATGTCCTCAAGGACCACCTGGCCTCAATGGCACTATG GGGCCGATCGGTCCGCCGGGATACCCGGGAGTCCCAGGTCAACGAGGTCCACCAGGTCCTGATGGGAAAACA GGTCCTCAAGGGTTTCCTGGCGCGAGGGGTTTTCCCGGATTCCCGGGAGCAGGTAGTCCGGGGGAAAAGGGGCAAAAG GGCTCGTCGGGTTCCCCTGGCATGAAGGGCGAGAGGGGTGACATCGGGCCCCGTGGCCTTCCTGGAACCTCTTCGAATAGTACGAAATTGGGGGAACAAGGACCACGGGGCTTTCCCGGGGAGGTTGGGCTCCCGGGACGAGATGGAATACCTGGACAAAAGGGCCTCAAAGGAGAGAAGGGGGAGATCGGCTTGAGGGGACTTCCTGGAGCAAACTCTTCTTCACTCGTTTCTAAAG GTGATCGAGGTGACCCCGGCCATCCTGGCCTCAGTGGCCCACCCGGTCCAATGGGCCAGCGTGGACTCCCTGGAAGTCCAGGACAAAAAGGTGACCCGGGCTACCCGGGACTGATGGGCTCACAAGGTCCTAGAGGCATTCCGGGTGAGCCAGGACCCATTGGCCCGATTGGAGACCCAGGAACGAAAGGCGAACCCGGAGAACCTGGACGGGACG GCAAACCAGGATCGGTTACGGGGTTAGAAATTCTTGGAGAACCTGGTCGCGATGGATCCCCAGGAGTAGATGGCTCGCCAGGTGCCAAAGGAGAACCTGGAACACCCGGGACCGCAGGATTTCCAGGATTGCCCGGCAAGGATGGTCTGCCAGGGCTGGAAGGACCGCAA GGTTCAAAAGGCGAGCCTGGGACTCTTGGACCTCCAGGACCTTTGGGGCCTCGAGGACCTGCAGGACAACCTGGTGAACAAGGGTTTCAAGGACATCCAGGAGGGAAGGGACATTCTGGTCAAAAAGGCGAATCTGGTTCGATTGGACTTCGTGGTCCACCAGGAGATGTG GGTTTCCCTGGACTACCCGGTCCACCAGGACCTCCGGGGATGCCAGGACTCGACGGAAGGCCAGGGTCTCCAGGGCCTCCGGGCGAGTCTTGCCAGCCTTCCGACATGCTCAATACTAACAGTATCATTTACGAAAATACGGGGAGCCCGGGAGTCAGTGGACCTCGTGGACAGCCCGGAGCACCAGGAAtc CCCGGAGAGCGAGGAGCAGCAGGTGAAAGGGGTCAGGAAGGTCAACCCGGTCTTCCTGGCATGCCAGGAAAGGATGGGTCTCCTGGTGCCCCCGGCTCGACGGGGCCCAGAGGTCAAACAGGGATGCCGGGACTCCAAGGTGCTCCTGGGAAAAGTATCACTGACGCGGAAATTCGGGATATTTGTACGTCCATCTTGAGAG AACAGATGACGGAGATGGCAGCACTATTGCGGGGCCATCCTGGTCCACCGGGCAGAGGCCGGCCAGGTCGACAGGGATCACCGGGTCCCCAAGGTCGTCCAG GTGACCCGGGCCCTCCGGGCTTACCAGGAGAACGAGGCTTCGTTGGACTACCCGGACCGCAAGGTGCCACAGGACCCGTTGGTCCTCCTGGCGAACGAGGCGACAAAGGGGAACGAGGTTCCGAAGGCATAGGAATCGATGGACCTGTCGGTCCTCGAGGCTTACCAG GACCACCAGGCAACGACGGTATTGGTTTGCCCGGACCTCAAGGTGAAAGGGGCGAACGAGGACGTCAag GCATTTCTGGAATGCAAGGTGCACCAGGTGCTCAAGGACCTCCAGGATTTTGCGAATTTTGCAACTACCCGGGTAACAGTTATCTTCAATACAATCGTGGCAACGACAAGGGATGA
- the LOC122412097 gene encoding collagen alpha-2(IX) chain-like isoform X2 yields MDGVMGHRTCRVSMLVGSLVLIYAHLAYAQFIIRENAELVVPAVPCRDYQPGEDDLETFDFIRRYKLDLLEAQYPGVTRVRGSNRLQTAYRVEKEADLILPTRDIFPGGLPQEFSFICTLRTRKVPKISWSVLRITDPAKNLEFAVTLDPRKLTLDLAIADERGNLQTVSFPATRVFDKQWHKIHFGVYKEKVILNVDCELVGTMQLKPCGPIDVDGEISISKTVGSQTTVPIDLQWMVVNCDPTRPQRETCDELPIIASSALQPQRRPGCNVVCPQGPPGLNGTMGPIGPPGYPGVPGQRGPPGPDGKTGPQGFPGARGFPGFPGAGSPGEKGQKGSSGSPGMKGERGDIGPRGLPGTSSNSTKLGEQGPRGFPGEVGLPGRDGIPGQKGLKGEKGEIGLRGLPGANSSSLVSKGDRGDPGHPGLSGPPGPMGQRGLPGSPGQKGDPGYPGLMGSQGPRGIPGEPGPIGPIGDPGTKGEPGEPGRDGKPGSVTGLEILGEPGRDGSPGVDGSPGAKGEPGTPGTAGFPGLPGKDGLPGLEGPQGSKGEPGTLGPPGPLGPRGPAGQPGEQGFQGHPGGKGHSGQKGESGSIGLRGPPGDVGFPGLPGPPGPPGMPGLDGRPGSPGPPGESCQPSDMLNTNSIIYENTGSPGVSGPRGQPGAPGIPGERGAAGERGQEGQPGLPGMPGKDGSPGAPGSTGPRGQTGMPGLQGAPGKSITDAEIRDICTSILREQMTEMAALLRGHPGPPGRGRPGRQGSPGPQGRPGDPGPPGLPGERGFVGLPGPQGATGPVGPPGERGDKGERGSEGIGIDGPVGPRGLPGPPGNDGIGLPGPQGERGERGRQGISGMQGAPGAQGPPGFCEFCNYPGNSYLQYNRGNDKG; encoded by the exons GGGTCATCGAACCTGCCGAGTCTCCATGCTCGTCGGAAGTCTCGTACTTATCTATGCACATTTGGCGTACGCTC AGTTTATTATCCGAGAGAACGCTGAGTTGGTTGTTCCTGCCGTGCCGTGCCGCGACTATCAGCCGGGCGAGGACgaccttgagacttttgacTTCATCAGACGTTACAAGCTCGATCTGTTGGAGGCCCAATATCCCGGAGTGACCAGAGTCAGAGGCTCGAATCGATTGCAAACTGCTTACAGGGTCGAGAAGGAAGCGGATCTCATTCTCCCGACGAG GGACATATTTCCCGGTGGACTGCCACAAGAATTCAGCTTCATTTGCACCCTGAGGACTCGCAAAGTGCCAAAAATTTCTTGGAGCGTACTCAGAATCACCGATCCAGCCAAGAATTTAGAATTCGCAGTGACCCTCGATCCGCGAAAGCTGACGCTGGATCTAGCTATCGCTGACGAGCGAGGAAATTTGCAGACGGTTTCGTTCCCGGCCACTCGA GTGTTCGACAAGCAATGGCACAAAATCCATTTCGGCGTGTACAAGGAGAAGGTTATACTGAACGTGGATTGCGAGCTCGTGGGGACTATGCAGCTGAAGCCTTGTGGACCGATCGACGTAGATGGTGAGATTTCTATCTCGAAGACAGTGGGTTCGCAGACAACAGTGCCA ATTGATTTGCAATGGATGGTCGTTAACTGCGATCCTACCAGGCCACAAAGAGAGACCTGCGACGAGCTTCCG ATCATAGCCAGTAGCGCATTACAGCCGCAAAGGAGACCCGGCTGCAATGTCGTATGTCCTCAAGGACCACCTGGCCTCAATGGCACTATG GGGCCGATCGGTCCGCCGGGATACCCGGGAGTCCCAGGTCAACGAGGTCCACCAGGTCCTGATGGGAAAACA GGTCCTCAAGGGTTTCCTGGCGCGAGGGGTTTTCCCGGATTCCCGGGAGCAGGTAGTCCGGGGGAAAAGGGGCAAAAG GGCTCGTCGGGTTCCCCTGGCATGAAGGGCGAGAGGGGTGACATCGGGCCCCGTGGCCTTCCTGGAACCTCTTCGAATAGTACGAAATTGGGGGAACAAGGACCACGGGGCTTTCCCGGGGAGGTTGGGCTCCCGGGACGAGATGGAATACCTGGACAAAAGGGCCTCAAAGGAGAGAAGGGGGAGATCGGCTTGAGGGGACTTCCTGGAGCAAACTCTTCTTCACTCGTTTCTAAAG GTGATCGAGGTGACCCCGGCCATCCTGGCCTCAGTGGCCCACCCGGTCCAATGGGCCAGCGTGGACTCCCTGGAAGTCCAGGACAAAAAGGTGACCCGGGCTACCCGGGACTGATGGGCTCACAAGGTCCTAGAGGCATTCCGGGTGAGCCAGGACCCATTGGCCCGATTGGAGACCCAGGAACGAAAGGCGAACCCGGAGAACCTGGACGGGACG GCAAACCAGGATCGGTTACGGGGTTAGAAATTCTTGGAGAACCTGGTCGCGATGGATCCCCAGGAGTAGATGGCTCGCCAGGTGCCAAAGGAGAACCTGGAACACCCGGGACCGCAGGATTTCCAGGATTGCCCGGCAAGGATGGTCTGCCAGGGCTGGAAGGACCGCAA GGTTCAAAAGGCGAGCCTGGGACTCTTGGACCTCCAGGACCTTTGGGGCCTCGAGGACCTGCAGGACAACCTGGTGAACAAGGGTTTCAAGGACATCCAGGAGGGAAGGGACATTCTGGTCAAAAAGGCGAATCTGGTTCGATTGGACTTCGTGGTCCACCAGGAGATGTG GGTTTCCCTGGACTACCCGGTCCACCAGGACCTCCGGGGATGCCAGGACTCGACGGAAGGCCAGGGTCTCCAGGGCCTCCGGGCGAGTCTTGCCAGCCTTCCGACATGCTCAATACTAACAGTATCATTTACGAAAATACGGGGAGCCCGGGAGTCAGTGGACCTCGTGGACAGCCCGGAGCACCAGGAAtc CCCGGAGAGCGAGGAGCAGCAGGTGAAAGGGGTCAGGAAGGTCAACCCGGTCTTCCTGGCATGCCAGGAAAGGATGGGTCTCCTGGTGCCCCCGGCTCGACGGGGCCCAGAGGTCAAACAGGGATGCCGGGACTCCAAGGTGCTCCTGGGAAAAGTATCACTGACGCGGAAATTCGGGATATTTGTACGTCCATCTTGAGAG AACAGATGACGGAGATGGCAGCACTATTGCGGGGCCATCCTGGTCCACCGGGCAGAGGCCGGCCAGGTCGACAGGGATCACCGGGTCCCCAAGGTCGTCCAG GTGACCCGGGCCCTCCGGGCTTACCAGGAGAACGAGGCTTCGTTGGACTACCCGGACCGCAAGGTGCCACAGGACCCGTTGGTCCTCCTGGCGAACGAGGCGACAAAGGGGAACGAGGTTCCGAAGGCATAGGAATCGATGGACCTGTCGGTCCTCGAGGCTTACCAG GACCACCAGGCAACGACGGTATTGGTTTGCCCGGACCTCAAGGTGAAAGGGGCGAACGAGGACGTCAag GCATTTCTGGAATGCAAGGTGCACCAGGTGCTCAAGGACCTCCAGGATTTTGCGAATTTTGCAACTACCCGGGTAACAGTTATCTTCAATACAATCGTGGCAACGACAAGGGATGA
- the LOC122412097 gene encoding collagen alpha-2(IX) chain-like isoform X4 codes for MKETKGGHRTCRVSMLVGSLVLIYAHLAYAQFIIRENAELVVPAVPCRDYQPGEDDLETFDFIRRYKLDLLEAQYPGVTRVRGSNRLQTAYRVEKEADLILPTRDIFPGGLPQEFSFICTLRTRKVPKISWSVLRITDPAKNLEFAVTLDPRKLTLDLAIADERGNLQTVSFPATRVFDKQWHKIHFGVYKEKVILNVDCELVGTMQLKPCGPIDVDGEISISKTVGSQTTVPIIASSALQPQRRPGCNVVCPQGPPGLNGTMGPIGPPGYPGVPGQRGPPGPDGKTGPQGFPGARGFPGFPGAGSPGEKGQKGSSGSPGMKGERGDIGPRGLPGTSSNSTKLGEQGPRGFPGEVGLPGRDGIPGQKGLKGEKGEIGLRGLPGANSSSLVSKGDRGDPGHPGLSGPPGPMGQRGLPGSPGQKGDPGYPGLMGSQGPRGIPGEPGPIGPIGDPGTKGEPGEPGRDGKPGSVTGLEILGEPGRDGSPGVDGSPGAKGEPGTPGTAGFPGLPGKDGLPGLEGPQGSKGEPGTLGPPGPLGPRGPAGQPGEQGFQGHPGGKGHSGQKGESGSIGLRGPPGDVGFPGLPGPPGPPGMPGLDGRPGSPGPPGESCQPSDMLNTNSIIYENTGSPGVSGPRGQPGAPGIPGERGAAGERGQEGQPGLPGMPGKDGSPGAPGSTGPRGQTGMPGLQGAPGKSITDAEIRDICTSILREQMTEMAALLRGHPGPPGRGRPGRQGSPGPQGRPGDPGPPGLPGERGFVGLPGPQGATGPVGPPGERGDKGERGSEGIGIDGPVGPRGLPGPPGNDGIGLPGPQGERGERGRQGISGMQGAPGAQGPPGFCEFCNYPGNSYLQYNRGNDKG; via the exons GGGTCATCGAACCTGCCGAGTCTCCATGCTCGTCGGAAGTCTCGTACTTATCTATGCACATTTGGCGTACGCTC AGTTTATTATCCGAGAGAACGCTGAGTTGGTTGTTCCTGCCGTGCCGTGCCGCGACTATCAGCCGGGCGAGGACgaccttgagacttttgacTTCATCAGACGTTACAAGCTCGATCTGTTGGAGGCCCAATATCCCGGAGTGACCAGAGTCAGAGGCTCGAATCGATTGCAAACTGCTTACAGGGTCGAGAAGGAAGCGGATCTCATTCTCCCGACGAG GGACATATTTCCCGGTGGACTGCCACAAGAATTCAGCTTCATTTGCACCCTGAGGACTCGCAAAGTGCCAAAAATTTCTTGGAGCGTACTCAGAATCACCGATCCAGCCAAGAATTTAGAATTCGCAGTGACCCTCGATCCGCGAAAGCTGACGCTGGATCTAGCTATCGCTGACGAGCGAGGAAATTTGCAGACGGTTTCGTTCCCGGCCACTCGA GTGTTCGACAAGCAATGGCACAAAATCCATTTCGGCGTGTACAAGGAGAAGGTTATACTGAACGTGGATTGCGAGCTCGTGGGGACTATGCAGCTGAAGCCTTGTGGACCGATCGACGTAGATGGTGAGATTTCTATCTCGAAGACAGTGGGTTCGCAGACAACAGTGCCA ATCATAGCCAGTAGCGCATTACAGCCGCAAAGGAGACCCGGCTGCAATGTCGTATGTCCTCAAGGACCACCTGGCCTCAATGGCACTATG GGGCCGATCGGTCCGCCGGGATACCCGGGAGTCCCAGGTCAACGAGGTCCACCAGGTCCTGATGGGAAAACA GGTCCTCAAGGGTTTCCTGGCGCGAGGGGTTTTCCCGGATTCCCGGGAGCAGGTAGTCCGGGGGAAAAGGGGCAAAAG GGCTCGTCGGGTTCCCCTGGCATGAAGGGCGAGAGGGGTGACATCGGGCCCCGTGGCCTTCCTGGAACCTCTTCGAATAGTACGAAATTGGGGGAACAAGGACCACGGGGCTTTCCCGGGGAGGTTGGGCTCCCGGGACGAGATGGAATACCTGGACAAAAGGGCCTCAAAGGAGAGAAGGGGGAGATCGGCTTGAGGGGACTTCCTGGAGCAAACTCTTCTTCACTCGTTTCTAAAG GTGATCGAGGTGACCCCGGCCATCCTGGCCTCAGTGGCCCACCCGGTCCAATGGGCCAGCGTGGACTCCCTGGAAGTCCAGGACAAAAAGGTGACCCGGGCTACCCGGGACTGATGGGCTCACAAGGTCCTAGAGGCATTCCGGGTGAGCCAGGACCCATTGGCCCGATTGGAGACCCAGGAACGAAAGGCGAACCCGGAGAACCTGGACGGGACG GCAAACCAGGATCGGTTACGGGGTTAGAAATTCTTGGAGAACCTGGTCGCGATGGATCCCCAGGAGTAGATGGCTCGCCAGGTGCCAAAGGAGAACCTGGAACACCCGGGACCGCAGGATTTCCAGGATTGCCCGGCAAGGATGGTCTGCCAGGGCTGGAAGGACCGCAA GGTTCAAAAGGCGAGCCTGGGACTCTTGGACCTCCAGGACCTTTGGGGCCTCGAGGACCTGCAGGACAACCTGGTGAACAAGGGTTTCAAGGACATCCAGGAGGGAAGGGACATTCTGGTCAAAAAGGCGAATCTGGTTCGATTGGACTTCGTGGTCCACCAGGAGATGTG GGTTTCCCTGGACTACCCGGTCCACCAGGACCTCCGGGGATGCCAGGACTCGACGGAAGGCCAGGGTCTCCAGGGCCTCCGGGCGAGTCTTGCCAGCCTTCCGACATGCTCAATACTAACAGTATCATTTACGAAAATACGGGGAGCCCGGGAGTCAGTGGACCTCGTGGACAGCCCGGAGCACCAGGAAtc CCCGGAGAGCGAGGAGCAGCAGGTGAAAGGGGTCAGGAAGGTCAACCCGGTCTTCCTGGCATGCCAGGAAAGGATGGGTCTCCTGGTGCCCCCGGCTCGACGGGGCCCAGAGGTCAAACAGGGATGCCGGGACTCCAAGGTGCTCCTGGGAAAAGTATCACTGACGCGGAAATTCGGGATATTTGTACGTCCATCTTGAGAG AACAGATGACGGAGATGGCAGCACTATTGCGGGGCCATCCTGGTCCACCGGGCAGAGGCCGGCCAGGTCGACAGGGATCACCGGGTCCCCAAGGTCGTCCAG GTGACCCGGGCCCTCCGGGCTTACCAGGAGAACGAGGCTTCGTTGGACTACCCGGACCGCAAGGTGCCACAGGACCCGTTGGTCCTCCTGGCGAACGAGGCGACAAAGGGGAACGAGGTTCCGAAGGCATAGGAATCGATGGACCTGTCGGTCCTCGAGGCTTACCAG GACCACCAGGCAACGACGGTATTGGTTTGCCCGGACCTCAAGGTGAAAGGGGCGAACGAGGACGTCAag GCATTTCTGGAATGCAAGGTGCACCAGGTGCTCAAGGACCTCCAGGATTTTGCGAATTTTGCAACTACCCGGGTAACAGTTATCTTCAATACAATCGTGGCAACGACAAGGGATGA
- the LOC122412097 gene encoding collagen alpha-2(IX) chain-like isoform X5 translates to MKETKGGHRTCRVSMLVGSLVLIYAHLAYAQFIIRENAELVVPAVPCRDYQPGEDDLETFDFIRRYKLDLLEAQYPGVTRVRGSNRLQTAYRVEKEADLILPTRDIFPGGLPQEFSFICTLRTRKVPKISWSVLRITDPAKNLEFAVTLDPRKLTLDLAIADERGNLQTVSFPATRVFDKQWHKIHFGVYKEKVILNVDCELVGTMQLKPCGPIDVDGEISISKTVGSQTTVPIDLQWMVVNCDPTRPQRETCDELPIIASSALQPQRRPGCNVVCPQGPPGLNGTMGPIGPPGYPGVPGQRGPPGPDGKTGPQGFPGARGFPGFPGAGSPGEKGQKGSSGSPGMKGERGDIGPRGLPGTSSNSTKLGEQGPRGFPGEVGLPGRDGIPGQKGLKGEKGEIGLRGLPGANSSSLVSKGDRGDPGHPGLSGPPGPMGQRGLPGSPGQKGDPGYPGLMGSQGPRGIPGEPGPIGPIGDPGTKGEPGEPGRDGKPGSVTGLEILGEPGRDGSPGVDGSPGAKGEPGTPGTAGFPGLPGKDGLPGLEGPQGSKGEPGTLGPPGPLGPRGPAGQPGEQGFQGHPGGKGHSGQKGESGSIGLRGPPGDVGFPGLPGPPGPPGMPGLDGRPGSPGPPGESCQPSDMLNTNSIIYENTGSPGVSGPRGQPGAPGIPGERGAAGERGQEGQPGLPGMPGKDGSPGAPGSTGPRGQTGMPGLQGAPGKSITDAEIRDICTSILRGDPGPPGLPGERGFVGLPGPQGATGPVGPPGERGDKGERGSEGIGIDGPVGPRGLPGPPGNDGIGLPGPQGERGERGRQGISGMQGAPGAQGPPGFCEFCNYPGNSYLQYNRGNDKG, encoded by the exons GGGTCATCGAACCTGCCGAGTCTCCATGCTCGTCGGAAGTCTCGTACTTATCTATGCACATTTGGCGTACGCTC AGTTTATTATCCGAGAGAACGCTGAGTTGGTTGTTCCTGCCGTGCCGTGCCGCGACTATCAGCCGGGCGAGGACgaccttgagacttttgacTTCATCAGACGTTACAAGCTCGATCTGTTGGAGGCCCAATATCCCGGAGTGACCAGAGTCAGAGGCTCGAATCGATTGCAAACTGCTTACAGGGTCGAGAAGGAAGCGGATCTCATTCTCCCGACGAG GGACATATTTCCCGGTGGACTGCCACAAGAATTCAGCTTCATTTGCACCCTGAGGACTCGCAAAGTGCCAAAAATTTCTTGGAGCGTACTCAGAATCACCGATCCAGCCAAGAATTTAGAATTCGCAGTGACCCTCGATCCGCGAAAGCTGACGCTGGATCTAGCTATCGCTGACGAGCGAGGAAATTTGCAGACGGTTTCGTTCCCGGCCACTCGA GTGTTCGACAAGCAATGGCACAAAATCCATTTCGGCGTGTACAAGGAGAAGGTTATACTGAACGTGGATTGCGAGCTCGTGGGGACTATGCAGCTGAAGCCTTGTGGACCGATCGACGTAGATGGTGAGATTTCTATCTCGAAGACAGTGGGTTCGCAGACAACAGTGCCA ATTGATTTGCAATGGATGGTCGTTAACTGCGATCCTACCAGGCCACAAAGAGAGACCTGCGACGAGCTTCCG ATCATAGCCAGTAGCGCATTACAGCCGCAAAGGAGACCCGGCTGCAATGTCGTATGTCCTCAAGGACCACCTGGCCTCAATGGCACTATG GGGCCGATCGGTCCGCCGGGATACCCGGGAGTCCCAGGTCAACGAGGTCCACCAGGTCCTGATGGGAAAACA GGTCCTCAAGGGTTTCCTGGCGCGAGGGGTTTTCCCGGATTCCCGGGAGCAGGTAGTCCGGGGGAAAAGGGGCAAAAG GGCTCGTCGGGTTCCCCTGGCATGAAGGGCGAGAGGGGTGACATCGGGCCCCGTGGCCTTCCTGGAACCTCTTCGAATAGTACGAAATTGGGGGAACAAGGACCACGGGGCTTTCCCGGGGAGGTTGGGCTCCCGGGACGAGATGGAATACCTGGACAAAAGGGCCTCAAAGGAGAGAAGGGGGAGATCGGCTTGAGGGGACTTCCTGGAGCAAACTCTTCTTCACTCGTTTCTAAAG GTGATCGAGGTGACCCCGGCCATCCTGGCCTCAGTGGCCCACCCGGTCCAATGGGCCAGCGTGGACTCCCTGGAAGTCCAGGACAAAAAGGTGACCCGGGCTACCCGGGACTGATGGGCTCACAAGGTCCTAGAGGCATTCCGGGTGAGCCAGGACCCATTGGCCCGATTGGAGACCCAGGAACGAAAGGCGAACCCGGAGAACCTGGACGGGACG GCAAACCAGGATCGGTTACGGGGTTAGAAATTCTTGGAGAACCTGGTCGCGATGGATCCCCAGGAGTAGATGGCTCGCCAGGTGCCAAAGGAGAACCTGGAACACCCGGGACCGCAGGATTTCCAGGATTGCCCGGCAAGGATGGTCTGCCAGGGCTGGAAGGACCGCAA GGTTCAAAAGGCGAGCCTGGGACTCTTGGACCTCCAGGACCTTTGGGGCCTCGAGGACCTGCAGGACAACCTGGTGAACAAGGGTTTCAAGGACATCCAGGAGGGAAGGGACATTCTGGTCAAAAAGGCGAATCTGGTTCGATTGGACTTCGTGGTCCACCAGGAGATGTG GGTTTCCCTGGACTACCCGGTCCACCAGGACCTCCGGGGATGCCAGGACTCGACGGAAGGCCAGGGTCTCCAGGGCCTCCGGGCGAGTCTTGCCAGCCTTCCGACATGCTCAATACTAACAGTATCATTTACGAAAATACGGGGAGCCCGGGAGTCAGTGGACCTCGTGGACAGCCCGGAGCACCAGGAAtc CCCGGAGAGCGAGGAGCAGCAGGTGAAAGGGGTCAGGAAGGTCAACCCGGTCTTCCTGGCATGCCAGGAAAGGATGGGTCTCCTGGTGCCCCCGGCTCGACGGGGCCCAGAGGTCAAACAGGGATGCCGGGACTCCAAGGTGCTCCTGGGAAAAGTATCACTGACGCGGAAATTCGGGATATTTGTACGTCCATCTTGAGAG GTGACCCGGGCCCTCCGGGCTTACCAGGAGAACGAGGCTTCGTTGGACTACCCGGACCGCAAGGTGCCACAGGACCCGTTGGTCCTCCTGGCGAACGAGGCGACAAAGGGGAACGAGGTTCCGAAGGCATAGGAATCGATGGACCTGTCGGTCCTCGAGGCTTACCAG GACCACCAGGCAACGACGGTATTGGTTTGCCCGGACCTCAAGGTGAAAGGGGCGAACGAGGACGTCAag GCATTTCTGGAATGCAAGGTGCACCAGGTGCTCAAGGACCTCCAGGATTTTGCGAATTTTGCAACTACCCGGGTAACAGTTATCTTCAATACAATCGTGGCAACGACAAGGGATGA